The following is a genomic window from Elaeis guineensis isolate ETL-2024a chromosome 10, EG11, whole genome shotgun sequence.
GAACCTAGCAACTAGAAATATTCCAGCATTGACTTTCCGTCAGCATGCATCATCTTGTTTGCTTCTAACTGAAAGGGTCAATAAAAAGAAATGCTAATTTATTACTttgcattgattaaatagttaattataaGTGAAAAAATAatgttgcaaaataaaagaacaaAAAGGCAATGGTGGACATAACAAAAATTTACTCTCTGCATTTTAAATATAATTCATCTTGCTTTGGTTGCAAGCGAAAATTCAGTCTTAAACATCTTGTTCATTCTTATTCCTTTTTTCCCACTTTATATATGCTTGGAGAAAATTAACTACTGAATTAGAGCTATTATATTCATTTTGGATAATCATAATGGAGCGTTATTGACACTGTGCTTTGAAAAACATTTGGACCATTGGATTGTGTGCCGTCAATAATTTTTATCAGCTCATTTGTGAAATGTTCTTTATCCTCTGGCATGATAATATATGCTTATGCAATTGTGACAAATTCCACAAAGCAACACCCCAGTCGGTATTGGGTtttaaattcaagtgttggttctTGCAGATATGAGATCCAAAATGGAACACATGATCCCTATGAAGATTGTGTTGCTGCATTAAGGCTATATAAAAGGATGCGATCTCAGATACACCAAACCGAGTTTCTAATGTCAAACGAGAGCAATGTAACTTTTCATACTAGGACAATTAATTGTTTTGATCCCTCAAGGTTGAAGGAACTTGTCAAGATGTCTCCAGATGATCTGCTCAGCATGTCAGTAGCTGATTACAGGTGCTGGTGTCTGGATAGAAGGCAAAACTCTTGACTCAGCATTACACGTCCAGCTTGGATGGATGTTTTGGTTGCTCTATAAATAGTTAGGATAATGCTGGTTTTCCATCTGTGCACACGCAATGGTTTCAtgtaaagaagaaagaaatagaggTAGAAACCATGTTAGTCCCTGTGGCAGGTTCCTATTGTAAATGAGTCATTAAAGTTTCTATGTGTTGTCTTGCTATTTTGCAGGGAAAAAATTATGCTTTAAGGGTGAAATAGAACGATTAGATACATTCATGCATTATTAGTATAACAGATTAATTTTCTCCTTTCAATATCCGTTTAGTTGCATGAACAGACAAAAATTGAgagatatctttttttttgtcaTTAACTCATGGATACCAGTATTTTAGTTGGTGAATAAACCTTaataattctttaaaaaaaaaaaaaaaaaaccgaatGAACGTGAATAAAGTAAGCATATCTAGTTTTACATAATTATTCATGGTAAAGTGGCAATACTAAGATGAAAGTAATCAAAGCCcccccctcctcttttttttttgtggattaAAAGAAACAAGCTACTAAacattttttccaaaaatctgaATTAAAGTTACACAGAAACCAAAGTATCATTATAGGCCTTGGAATCATCTTGTCTTGCATAAATGTGGATCTTTTAATCCCTGGAACACCCGGTATCTTGGAGGGGTCTCTTGGTGGTGGGGAGGACTGTGTTCCATGATGGCTTATCTTACAGCCTTGGCAATGGGGACGATACAATGGtcctggcttttttttttttttaatataaattatggTAAATTGATGGTCAATATATAGTTATAAGCACATcaagcatgcatgtatgtatgcacaTATACGTAcgcacatgtatatgtatatgtatgtatgtaaaatcatattttcattgaaaaagtaataagtaaaaaaataaaagccaTTATTTGTCGGGAAGTCGGCATCCAGAAAAACACTCTCGTACAGAGAGAGACGCATCTGATGCTCGATGCCGCGAGGACGGCCTTCTTACCTCGAGTTCTCAAACGCTGCCTCCATGCCGACGCCCAACTACCCCTCGAGTTCTCCCTCGTCGCTGCCCTCAAGTCCTCCGCCACCTCCCTCCGCCTGGGTGAGCCCCTCCACGCCTTCGCCCTCAAGTCCGGCCTTGCCCGCTCCAACCTCTTCGTCCGCAACGCCCTCCTCAACCTCTATGCCAAGTGCGGCCGACTCGACGCCGCCGCCCGCCTATTCTTCTTCCCCTCCGCCGCCGCTCCCCAGCTGCGGGATGCCGCCTCCTGGAACATCATGATAGCTGCGCATGCCAAGGCCGGCCGCCTCGCGGACGCGCGCAACCTGTTCGACGCGGTGCCCCACCGGGACCGTGTCACCTTCACCACCATGATCATGGCCCTCGCCCAGGCCGGCAGCCCCGCCGAGGCCCTCGCCGTCTTCCGCGACATGGCCGCCGCCGGCGTCACACCGAATGAGGTCACGCTTGCCAGCGTCCTCTCCGCCTGCTCCCGCTTGAGATCGGCTCGAGGCGTCTCTATGTCCCACGCCGTGGCCGCAAAATGTGGGCTCGATGTGTATGTCCTCGTCGCGACCAATCTGGTCCATGCCTATGCCGTGTGCTCGCAGTTGAGCGGTTCTCGAGCCGTTTTCGATTGGATGCCGGAGAAGAATACAATTACCTGGAATGCAATGCTCAATGGTTATGCGAAGGCCGGTCTCATTGATCAAGCTGTAGACTTGTTTGAGAGGATTCCAGCAAGAGATTTGGTTTCCTGGAGTACGATGATCGATGGGTACTTAAAGGTTGATAGGTTGGGGGAAGCTTTGATCACGTACCGTGGAATGCTACAAAATTCTGATGCAAGGCCAAATGAAGTACTGATGGTCGATTTGCTCTCAGCCTGCGGGCGCTGCTTTGCAGTTCGAGAAGGTCAGCAATTGCATGCTGCAGTTATAAACACTGGATTGGATTCCTATGATTTCATGCAGGCAACACTGATCCATTTTTATGGTGCATGCAAGTTCATTGATCTTGCTTGCCTGCAGTTCGAGTTGGGACATAAGTCGCATGTTTCATGCTGGAATGCACTGATGGTGGGGCTAGTGCGGAACAACATGGTGGATGCGGCGAGGGAGCTGTTCGATAACATGCCTGAAAGGGATGTTGTCTCATGGAGTACCTTGATTGCTGGCTATGTCCAGAATGGGCAGTCTGATCTTGCTTTGGAGCTCTTCCGAGAGATGCTATCAATGGGGTTTGAGCCCAATGAGATCACATTGGTGAGCGTTCTCTC
Proteins encoded in this region:
- the LOC105052719 gene encoding pentatricopeptide repeat-containing protein At5g19020, mitochondrial; this translates as MLDAARTAFLPRVLKRCLHADAQLPLEFSLVAALKSSATSLRLGEPLHAFALKSGLARSNLFVRNALLNLYAKCGRLDAAARLFFFPSAAAPQLRDAASWNIMIAAHAKAGRLADARNLFDAVPHRDRVTFTTMIMALAQAGSPAEALAVFRDMAAAGVTPNEVTLASVLSACSRLRSARGVSMSHAVAAKCGLDVYVLVATNLVHAYAVCSQLSGSRAVFDWMPEKNTITWNAMLNGYAKAGLIDQAVDLFERIPARDLVSWSTMIDGYLKVDRLGEALITYRGMLQNSDARPNEVLMVDLLSACGRCFAVREGQQLHAAVINTGLDSYDFMQATLIHFYGACKFIDLACLQFELGHKSHVSCWNALMVGLVRNNMVDAARELFDNMPERDVVSWSTLIAGYVQNGQSDLALELFREMLSMGFEPNEITLVSVLSAVASSGTLEQGKWIHDYILNRSIPLTDNLSAGLIDMYAKRGSIGVAMQVFDHVKQGSASASPWNTIICGLAMHGHADTSLSIFSDLQRRNIEPNSITFIGVLSACCHAGLVDSGRCYFELMRRKYKIEPTIKHYGCMIDLLGRAGCLEEAEQMIEAMPMKADVVIWGSMLAAARTHGNLEAGEKAAASLARLEPTHGAARVLLSNMYADAGRWMDVFLVRRAMQSGRMQKMPGCSGVL